The Nomia melanderi isolate GNS246 chromosome 7, iyNomMela1, whole genome shotgun sequence genome includes a window with the following:
- the sqh gene encoding myosin regulatory light chain sqh — protein MSSRKTAGRRATTKKRAQRATSNVFAMFDQAQIAEFKEAFNMIDQNHDGFIDKEDLHDMLASLGKNPTDEYLEAMMNEAPGPINFTMFLTLFGERLQGTDPEDVIKNAFGCFDEENTGHINEERLRELLTTMGDRFTDDDVDEMYREAPIKGSMFDYIEFTRILKHGAKDKDEQ, from the exons ATGTCCTCCCGCAAAACTGCCGGCCGTCGTGCAACGACAAAGAAGCGCGCGCAGCGTGCAACGTCCAATGTTTTCGCTATGTTCGATCAAGCTCAGATTGCTGAATTTAAAGAAGCTTTCAACATGATCGATCAAAATCATGATGGTTTCATTGATAAAGAAGATCTCCACGATATGCTTGCTTCTTTAG GTAAAAATCCTACCGACGAATATCTGGAGGCCATGATGAACGAAGCTCCAGGACCAatcaattttacaatgtttttaacGTTGTTCGGTGAAAGACTTCAAGGTACCGACCCGGAGGACGTAATTAAAAACGCGTTCGGTTGTTTCGATGAAGAAAATACTGGTCATATAAACGAAGAACGCCTTCGGGAATTGCTTACGACAATGGGGGATAG ATTTACGGACGACGATGTGGACGAGATGTATCGCGAAGCTCCTATTAAAGGATCGATGTTCGACTACATCGAGTTCACACGGATCTTAAAACATGGAGCTAAAGACAAAGACGAGCAGTGA